In Acipenser ruthenus chromosome 44, fAciRut3.2 maternal haplotype, whole genome shotgun sequence, the genomic stretch TGTATTCTTATAGTAACTGTGAACAATGTGGTCcgtttctgctcttctccagatcACACCTGACGTCTCATCCCAGGCTGTGTAGTAGAAGgtgcagctcaggatacagtcctgcccctcAGTACACTTCACTGAGCTCGGGACTGTCACATGAGCTGGTGCTGTTGTGGGTTGAGCCGGAACCACGACTACCTCAGTCAGGCCCAACCCATGCAGTCTGGGAGCATTAACAGAGCACTTGTATTCTCCAGCATCTCCCTCCCTGACTCTTctcagcagcagtgaagcgttcccgcgctgcagctcagaatcaaacaggctgGTCCTGCTCACATACTGAGGGAGCTGATTGTTAAGCTGGTCCCTGTTGTTATAGTAACCATGAACGATGTGGTCcgtttctgctcttctccagatcACAGCTGACTTCTCATCCCAGCCTCCAGCTGTGTAGTCGAAAGagcagctcaggatacagtcctgcccctcAGTACAGTTCATTGAGCGTGAGACTTTCACAAACTCACTGTCGCTGCTCACACTGCCAGCAGCCAGTATGAGGATTGCcaataccacagtaaaagcagcagcagcagggccagtgAAGCACACTCTCCTCCTGAACAGGATCCTGGACTC encodes the following:
- the LOC131709681 gene encoding CD276 antigen homolog is translated as MDSAGEEASLNSPELPWNQLYLKRRTESRILFRRRVCFTGPAAAAFTVVLAILILAAGSVSSDSEFVKVSRSMNCTEGQDCILSCSFDYTAGGWDEKSAVIWRRAETDHIVHGYYNNRDQLNNQLPQYVSRTSLFDSELQRGNASLLLRRVREGDAGEYKCSVNAPRLHGLGLTEVVVVPAQPTTAPAHVTVPSSVKCTEGQDCILSCTFYYTAWDETSGVIWRRAETDHIVHSYYKNTDQLAHQLPQYVNRTSLFDSELQRGNASLLLRRVREEDAGKYECSVYTPRLSGSGLTEVVVVPAQRHAWWVSGAVLLCVIAGLCVGLWLYKRRAGHR